The following are from one region of the Candidatus Cloacimonadota bacterium genome:
- a CDS encoding D-tyrosyl-tRNA(Tyr) deacylase, protein MRVLIQRVLSARVEVEGKVCGEIGPGMLLFVGFGRDDTESLLPSAVKKIREMRLFSDANGKLNLSVEDTKGSLLAVSQFTLYANCSRGRRPDFTPAAPPDLAERLYDRFVEMLRETGIPVQTGIFAADMKVSLVNDGPVSFILDF, encoded by the coding sequence ATGCGCGTTCTGATTCAGAGAGTGCTTTCCGCCCGGGTTGAAGTGGAAGGCAAAGTCTGCGGCGAAATCGGCCCGGGTATGTTGCTCTTTGTGGGTTTTGGCCGCGACGACACAGAATCCCTGCTGCCATCCGCTGTGAAAAAGATCAGAGAAATGCGCCTGTTCAGCGACGCGAACGGCAAGCTGAACCTCTCGGTGGAAGACACCAAGGGCTCTCTGCTGGCGGTTTCGCAATTCACGCTCTATGCCAATTGCAGCCGCGGACGCAGACCGGATTTCACTCCCGCTGCCCCACCCGATCTGGCTGAAAGGCTCTATGACCGCTTTGTGGAAATGCTCCGCGAAACCGGTATCCCCGTTCAGACCGGCATTTTCGCCGCGGACATGAAGGTCTCGCTGGTCAACGATGGCCCGGTGAGTTTCATCCTCGATTTCTGA
- a CDS encoding rod shape-determining protein RodA encodes MIRRKKFDFTLAGFLVLLIFIGCVSIFTASTTTIGEYTTTQSYWWKQLIFAGISLGMIWLLIRLPMPILDLIIIPAYVLNLLALIAVLFTPAVNGAHRWFSFLGLNYQPSESAKLLTILVVARAISRDNLTEIKQILYGLGLTLMPVLLILIEPDFGTTLVFFFSLLAMLVAAEVPLVYLLLLISPVVSMLSSLWLPAIFIWIAILVVLLLWARLSWVTITIAGILNGFLALIMPMFWNGLKDYQQSRIVSFFNPMADPLGAGYQIIQAKIAIGSGSILGKGWLMGTQKNMNFLPEHHTDFIFSVIGEEFGFIGAFLLLGVFFFFFWRLITDIGEIKVRERKIASAGIFAFLMFQTFINIGMNIGLVPATGIPLPFVSYGGSNLLFNSLAVGVILKYLNERGLMK; translated from the coding sequence ATGATCAGGCGCAAGAAGTTCGATTTTACCCTGGCCGGCTTTTTGGTTCTGCTGATCTTCATTGGCTGTGTTTCCATATTCACTGCCTCCACCACCACAATTGGCGAATACACCACCACCCAAAGCTATTGGTGGAAGCAGCTTATTTTCGCTGGAATCTCGCTCGGCATGATCTGGTTGCTGATCCGGTTGCCCATGCCGATCCTGGATCTGATCATCATTCCCGCCTACGTGCTGAACCTCCTGGCCCTCATCGCCGTGCTTTTCACTCCGGCCGTGAACGGCGCCCACCGCTGGTTCAGCTTTCTGGGTCTGAATTACCAGCCCTCGGAAAGCGCCAAACTGCTCACTATCCTGGTGGTGGCGAGGGCGATTTCTCGCGATAACCTTACCGAGATCAAGCAGATACTTTACGGCCTTGGCCTGACTTTGATGCCGGTGCTCCTAATCCTGATCGAGCCGGATTTCGGCACTACCCTGGTCTTCTTTTTCAGCCTGCTGGCGATGCTTGTTGCAGCCGAGGTGCCGCTGGTGTATCTGCTCCTGCTGATCAGCCCGGTGGTGAGCATGCTTTCTTCGCTATGGTTGCCGGCGATCTTCATCTGGATCGCCATCCTTGTTGTTTTACTGCTATGGGCCCGCCTTTCCTGGGTTACCATCACCATTGCCGGCATCCTCAATGGCTTCTTAGCGCTGATCATGCCGATGTTCTGGAACGGGCTTAAAGACTACCAGCAGAGCCGCATCGTCTCATTTTTTAATCCTATGGCCGATCCGCTCGGCGCCGGATACCAGATCATCCAGGCCAAGATAGCCATCGGCAGCGGGTCCATCTTAGGCAAGGGTTGGCTGATGGGCACCCAGAAGAACATGAACTTTTTGCCGGAGCACCACACAGACTTCATCTTCAGCGTGATCGGCGAGGAATTTGGCTTTATCGGCGCCTTCCTGCTGCTGGGGGTGTTCTTCTTTTTCTTCTGGCGCCTCATAACGGATATCGGCGAAATTAAGGTCCGCGAGCGTAAAATAGCCTCCGCGGGCATTTTCGCCTTTCTCATGTTTCAAACCTTCATCAATATCGGCATGAACATCGGCCTCGTTCCGGCCACCGGCATTCCCCTGCCTTTTGTCAGCTACGGCGGGTCCAATCTGCTCTTCAATTCCCTGGCTGTGGGCGTGATCCTGAAATATCTTAACGAAAGGGGTTTAATGAAATGA
- the mrdA gene encoding penicillin-binding protein 2: MTRSVQSLVFRVTLGVLFLLLVGALFRLQVLKGDYYRRIAESNFVRIRRVVATRGEIYDSKYRPIVSNIPSHDLYLTSGRIGNTERLAMFLKANFGIKPEELRKLVFEQRFKTYEEILLADNLPYEMILVLSERMGDFPELTIRSGTTRSYMYPNHFTGYVGRIDEKEYSRYREEDYSLNAYIGKTGLECYYEVLLRGRDGKEIMQVDAQGKSLELFSKNTSIPPQNGLSLILTIDNDLQEYANSVFPPGIKGCVIVTDVKTGGILAYLSKPDYDPNIFMQKISTEVWAGLNTPSKPLLDRIIHASYPPGSVYKPVTGSKGLETGVIDRYTRLASCGGGLKIGNRFFRCWSSAGHGSLNIVDAHKVSCDVFFYDLISRMDLDAVAAHAKACGVVEKTGIDLPNERNGFYPDKKYYRDKLGISSGLNGYKANLAIGQGEVLTTPLQMNTFYAAIARGGMWVQPYLMKQTMGSRRITRDQLQALNKHPLPWSASTMKAIRDGLWAVTNAPGGTARAVRVPGATSFGKTGSAQNFMGSMTHAWFCGFIETDKPEIVVTVFMENAGGGGAMAAPVANKIFNYYIGNLEKIRQPAPIPPQFRTREERSGTATEQSEIPDETPGSEPRPALEEPVETPAGESGT, from the coding sequence ATGACCCGAAGCGTTCAAAGCCTGGTTTTCCGCGTTACCCTGGGGGTATTATTTCTGCTGCTGGTCGGGGCTCTGTTCCGGTTGCAGGTGCTGAAGGGCGATTATTATAGGCGCATCGCGGAAAGCAACTTTGTTCGCATCCGGCGGGTTGTCGCTACCCGCGGCGAGATTTACGACAGCAAGTATCGGCCTATCGTGAGCAACATCCCTTCCCACGACCTTTATCTCACCAGTGGAAGGATCGGCAACACGGAGCGGCTGGCTATGTTCTTGAAAGCCAATTTCGGGATCAAGCCGGAAGAGTTGCGCAAGCTGGTTTTCGAGCAGCGGTTCAAGACCTATGAAGAAATCCTGTTGGCGGACAACCTGCCCTATGAGATGATCCTGGTCCTGTCAGAGCGGATGGGAGATTTCCCTGAACTCACAATTCGTAGTGGAACCACCCGTAGCTACATGTATCCGAACCATTTCACCGGCTATGTGGGCAGGATAGATGAAAAAGAATACAGCCGCTACCGCGAGGAAGACTATTCATTGAATGCCTACATCGGCAAAACCGGCTTGGAATGCTATTACGAAGTGTTGCTGCGCGGCCGCGACGGCAAAGAGATCATGCAGGTGGATGCCCAGGGCAAGAGTCTGGAGCTGTTCAGCAAAAACACCTCGATACCGCCACAGAACGGGCTCAGCCTGATCCTGACAATCGACAACGACCTGCAGGAATACGCCAATTCGGTTTTCCCGCCCGGGATCAAAGGCTGTGTAATTGTTACGGATGTGAAAACCGGAGGCATACTGGCCTATCTGAGCAAGCCGGATTACGATCCCAATATCTTCATGCAGAAGATCAGCACCGAGGTCTGGGCGGGATTGAACACACCTTCCAAACCCCTGCTGGACAGGATCATCCATGCTTCCTACCCTCCCGGATCGGTTTACAAGCCGGTAACCGGCAGCAAAGGCCTCGAAACTGGCGTGATTGACCGCTATACCAGGCTGGCCTCTTGTGGCGGAGGACTCAAGATCGGAAACCGCTTTTTCCGTTGCTGGAGCTCAGCGGGGCACGGTTCCCTGAACATCGTTGATGCCCACAAAGTGTCCTGCGACGTCTTTTTCTACGATTTGATCAGCAGAATGGACCTCGATGCAGTCGCCGCCCACGCCAAAGCCTGCGGTGTTGTGGAAAAAACGGGGATAGACCTGCCAAACGAGCGCAACGGCTTCTATCCCGACAAGAAATACTACCGCGACAAGCTTGGCATATCTTCCGGGCTCAACGGCTACAAGGCTAACCTGGCCATCGGACAGGGTGAAGTGCTCACCACCCCTTTGCAGATGAATACTTTCTACGCCGCCATCGCCCGCGGCGGAATGTGGGTGCAACCCTATCTGATGAAGCAGACGATGGGCAGCCGCCGCATCACCCGAGACCAGTTACAGGCCCTGAACAAGCACCCCCTTCCGTGGTCCGCCAGCACGATGAAGGCCATCCGCGACGGGCTTTGGGCCGTTACCAACGCCCCAGGAGGCACAGCCAGAGCGGTCCGTGTGCCCGGCGCCACCAGTTTTGGCAAGACCGGTTCCGCCCAAAACTTCATGGGCAGCATGACCCATGCTTGGTTTTGCGGCTTCATCGAAACCGACAAACCGGAGATTGTAGTAACGGTATTCATGGAAAACGCCGGTGGCGGCGGAGCTATGGCTGCCCCGGTGGCGAACAAGATCTTCAACTATTACATCGGCAACTTGGAAAAAATCAGGCAGCCGGCACCCATTCCTCCGCAGTTCAGAACCCGGGAAGAACGCTCCGGCACGGCTACCGAGCAGTCTGAGATACCGGACGAAACTCCGGGATCCGAACCAAGGCCCGCTCTGGAAGAACCGGTTGAAACCCCAGCCGGGGAGAGCGGCACATGA
- the mreD gene encoding rod shape-determining protein MreD — MIWKHIWTFILGLLCFYAQVLLLPAFELFGVIPNILIAWVVYLVWTREMTPALIVIFIIGLLYDTTQPESFGMHALVLLLIAIILYQFRKPFESESVLARMLSLVLANVIFQVVGWLVLGVVYGFGGELVILSLIGLGYNLAISFVVFWLMQLVARLRIVLVE, encoded by the coding sequence ATGATCTGGAAGCATATCTGGACCTTCATTCTGGGCTTGCTGTGTTTCTACGCTCAGGTGTTACTGCTTCCGGCTTTTGAGCTGTTCGGCGTGATTCCAAACATCCTCATCGCCTGGGTGGTCTATCTGGTTTGGACGCGTGAAATGACCCCCGCCCTGATCGTGATTTTCATCATCGGCCTGCTCTACGACACAACTCAGCCAGAATCTTTTGGCATGCACGCGCTGGTTTTGTTGCTCATTGCCATCATCCTCTACCAGTTCCGCAAACCCTTTGAAAGCGAAAGCGTGTTGGCCCGGATGCTTTCTCTGGTTTTGGCAAACGTGATTTTCCAAGTGGTGGGCTGGCTGGTTCTCGGAGTGGTGTATGGCTTTGGAGGCGAGCTTGTGATCCTTTCGCTGATCGGTTTGGGCTACAATCTGGCCATAAGTTTCGTGGTTTTCTGGCTAATGCAGTTGGTGGCGCGGCTGCGGATTGTGTTGGTGGAATGA
- a CDS encoding rod shape-determining protein MreC has protein sequence MLGKTVFYPFLHSVKLFRTNSALKGEIARLREQQAATTLENLNLRNALKESQTLQGISFDTGAIAFEVGEVIGYSGQFQQRNLVVNKGSAQGVKVGSPVISARGIVGRVVSVAVTNCVVLPFSNPRFQIPVMDKSTSVQGVLQSDLTGKTRMNMIKLGSEISAGDTIVTSNLSTLYPKGYPVGTVARISDSQDYLFISAELEPFTQVENLEHVFILQGRK, from the coding sequence ATGCTGGGTAAAACGGTCTTTTATCCCTTTTTGCATTCGGTGAAACTATTCCGCACTAATTCCGCCCTCAAAGGTGAAATCGCCCGCCTGCGGGAACAGCAAGCCGCTACCACCCTGGAAAACCTGAACCTGCGCAACGCGCTCAAGGAAAGCCAGACCCTGCAGGGAATCAGTTTCGACACCGGGGCGATTGCTTTCGAAGTGGGCGAAGTGATCGGCTATTCAGGGCAGTTTCAACAACGCAACCTTGTTGTGAACAAGGGTTCGGCGCAGGGAGTGAAGGTCGGCAGTCCCGTGATTTCAGCGCGCGGGATCGTGGGCCGGGTGGTTTCTGTCGCTGTCACGAACTGCGTGGTTCTGCCCTTCAGCAATCCGCGTTTCCAGATTCCCGTGATGGACAAGTCCACCAGCGTTCAGGGCGTGCTGCAATCCGATTTGACTGGCAAAACACGCATGAACATGATCAAGCTGGGCTCGGAGATCAGCGCCGGCGACACGATCGTGACCTCAAACCTTTCCACATTGTATCCCAAGGGCTATCCGGTTGGCACAGTGGCCCGTATCAGCGATTCCCAGGACTACCTGTTCATCAGCGCTGAACTGGAGCCTTTCACCCAAGTGGAAAACCTGGAACACGTTTTTATACTGCAGGGCAGAAAATGA